AACTGACCACAATGAGAAAAGGGGCTTACAACCAGGCCTGTCCGTCACCCTGGCTCACGGCCCTCCACTGGCCAGGTGTTTAATGGGTTTCTGCAGAGTCCAGGCTTGTAAACCCGCAGCATGTAACCTGGTGTCGATAATGAATCAGAGAACTTGGTTTGTACTGTTTGTGCCAGGTCTTTCTCTGCTAAGTTGCTGGTTGCACTCACGACCACCAGCTGTTCCTCCCGTGTCCCCAGACTCTCCTCCAGGCTTCATGTTCACACGTATGCTCACACATGCCCTTCAGAATGCAACAGATCACAGCACATGGTTTTCCTGTCTcccttaaaaatacattattgcCAGGATCCCTCTTCTCAAAGCTCTGTCTGGAGGGTCCCTGCCTACACCTACCAGCTCACCAAGTATCAGACCTATGTCTTACAGTTCCAACAGCTATTGTAAGACCCCACGAAAGGCAATGGTCCTGTAACCACCCACTGAAAACACCTCTGATTTCATGTCACTCTGGGAAAATGACCCAGGGTACCAGTAGCTACCAGGTGTCATTCCTGGGCCAGAAGGTCCACAGCACTCTGCATTAGAGTCACAGGGTCACAAAACATGCTGTAGTCTGGAATGTAAGCAGACTACACAAGGTGAACCTGAAGTTTATTGGACTGAGATTTAAAACTACAAAAAGCCAGTGTCAAAGACCTATTCCAAGAGGAGCACAAACCCCAGACCGCTTTTTAATGCTCATGAATGCAAGCTTTGAAAAATTAGCTGGTGTCCTAATGCTCCCTTGGGAAGCCAGTGTGCTTTGTCGTTTTCTTTGAGCTGAAAATGGACTAACCTCCTTTTGAAAGCATGAATTTGCTGGTATAAAGAACACTACTACTCCAGTGTTTAAGAACAGTCAtgacaaacattttttaattggtaTCTGAAAGACATCTACATGTAAACAAGGTTTTCCTTGAGTAAAGGTTGGGGTAATTGTTATCCAACAACACCGTTTATTTTTAAGCGGAGGTGGTTGTGCTCCCTACAGGAGCCTTCTGGCTCAGTAGGCTTCTAAAAAGCACTTGCATTCTGCTGCATTTGATGAAtgccagggaagcagaggcaggaggttctctgcagtttcaggtcagccagtgCCCAGAGCCAGAGCCTGTCTCCAGAGGTAAAGCTGGCTTTGcattcctgtttcttctgtcctCTAGCTCGACACAGAGCTGCAGGAACAGTAACTTCTTCTCCATCTGTAGCTCTGGACTGACTGGATTTGAAGGAACTGGGCTACGATTCGGGGTGGGGAAGCAGGTGAGTCCAACAAAACCCTAAGTCACAGATCTTAGATTACAGAatgcttacatttatttttgtttgatacGGCGAAACGGATTTCCCACGGGCATTGGCCCTTACATCTGCCTCTGCTTATGCCTGGggttggtcttgcagaggacgAACCAGCGCCCACGCCTCTTCACCATGTAGCAGTCCCTGCAGCGCCTCTTGATGACACCCTTGGTCTTGAAGCCCTGCGAGGGCTGCAGTTGCGGCAGGGGGCGCCCCAGAGAAGTGAGCGcacctcggcggcggcggcggcgggtctGGCGCTTGGAAGGGTCCCCAGCAGGAAGGACGAGAAGGCCCGGGGCTGCACGGCGGCGAGGCGACTCAGGTGCAGGAGCGGGTCCACGAGCGAAGCCACCGCGCTTCTCACAAGCAGGGCGGCCATGCCGAGGCCAGACCTGTGGGGAGAGGAGCGTGGTCACCGGCCGCTGCACGCCTGTCTGTCTAACCCTAGGCCCTCCCTTTTCAAGGTTACTTGGagtcagaggtcagagcacaCTGGTCAGGCTTCCACGCACGGCTCCCCACGTGCCCTGCCTGCGCGCTCCCGGGAAGCcgcagatccctgaggctcagCTCGGCCAGGGCCCCCGCCCGCACTCCCGGCCCTCAGCTCTGCCGCGAGCCTCTGCCTGCCGCCCACGGGACGCGGGACCCACACCTGGGACAGGGTGCCACCCGCGGCGAACTCTTTCCCCACGCAGCTTCAGGCGCCGGCTACCAAAAGCTTCCGCGTCTGCGCAGTGTGGGGGGGACGACGCCACCGCCAGGAAGAAAGATGGCGTGGGGTCACGTGGGATGACGTGCGCCTTGGAGCGGAAGACCAAGGAGCGTGCTTCCGGAGACACAGCCCTGCCTGTCTTCCCCATTCCTTATCCAGAGTAACCCCAGGCTAGCCCTGCCCCTGCGGATGCTGGAACCACTGCGGGTTGGGAGGACCGGTGCCCACGAGGAGAAGACAAAAGCTAATTACAGAAATGCAGACCGAGACTGAGAAAGAAGCGGCCAGCAGTGAACATCCTGGGAAAAAAAGCAACAGCATCCAGACAAAATGACGTTTCCGTTCAGTGACATTCTGCACCCAGCGGGAAAGGCCAGGGGAGCAAGTGCAGACGCCGCTCTAGCTAGTCAGTTCAGTCCCTCCCCAAACTAGGAAAAGCCCCAGGACGTGAGGACGGGGTTTGACAGGGAAGTCCCCACACCGCGGCTTCTACCGCTAACTCTCTGCTGTCTCGGGTAAATCACCCAGCTTACTGTTTATAGCAAAGTAGGTTGCCAGCAAGGCTGCCCTGCCCCGCCGTGGCCCCCAGTCCCACACTTCACAGAGTTCACTCGGCCCATCACGGCGCCTGCTCATGGGAACGCCTTGACCCCAGAGTTGGATCACTTTAAAGTCAACGCTGGGGGGTCAAAGGCGCTGGCTGTCCAAGCCAGAGGGCctaagttcaatgcccagaacccacgtggAAGAAGAGACTACTTTCTCCAACTCTCACATGTGCTCTGTGGCACCCATGTGCGTGTGAAcccatgtgtgtgaacacacatacacacgcacgcacacacacacacacacacacacaccacacacgcacgcacgcacattttaaaaagaggcaaatcggggctggagcgatggctcagtgcagtgggtctcagccttcccaatgctgcagccctttaatacagttcctcatgtagtgGTGACCCTCTCCCCATAGAATTATTgtggttgctacttcataactgtaattttgctactgctaggaagtgtaatgtaagtatctgacaTGCAAGGTATTTAATATGTAACCCCCATGAAAAAACGGCTTGACCCTCGAAAGGGGGTcgaga
The genomic region above belongs to Peromyscus leucopus breed LL Stock chromosome 19, UCI_PerLeu_2.1, whole genome shotgun sequence and contains:
- the Mrpl36 gene encoding LOW QUALITY PROTEIN: 39S ribosomal protein L36, mitochondrial (The sequence of the model RefSeq protein was modified relative to this genomic sequence to represent the inferred CDS: inserted 1 base in 1 codon), giving the protein MAALLVRSAVASLVDPLLHLSRLAAVQPRAFSSFLLGTLPSARPAAAAAEVRSLLWGAXLPQLQPSQGFKTKGVIKRRCRDCYMVKRRGRWFVLCKTNPRHKQRQM